Proteins from a single region of Salvelinus sp. IW2-2015 linkage group LG4p, ASM291031v2, whole genome shotgun sequence:
- the LOC111957872 gene encoding short transient receptor potential channel 2-like, with amino-acid sequence MENITPDQWQAIVNKKLTFPPELITAIQEDNSILVGSLLSTGDGIIRQLDESEDRLWREALNLSIRMGNEDIFSALMLGVKFDFRQIYEALLVAVDTNQPRVVKRLLDRLDQEKGNKMDVRSFSMAIFDHSIDDSQFAPGVTPLTLACQKDLYDIVTMLTKKGHAIPLPHSISCTCLECRNGRQYDLLKFSLSRINTYRGMASRAYLSITTEDAMLSAFRLSRELRKLSKKEPEFKPQYLSLEELCQEFAVEMLAMCRNQSEVTTILNICDDDNEDELDEQTFEEGIPTLSRIRLAVNYNQKLFVSHPICQQVLSSIWCGNIPGWRGSKTVWKLTVSLGIFFTMPLLCMIYWVAPKSKIGKTLKIPVIKFLLHSASYLWFIITLLAESIFMELYRDEFASRQQNILYNSLHMIWVVGFFWSECKNVWAEGLRGYIVDWSNILDMIVLSMYLASFGLRVLIMAIGHFVCQDQNLVEKCAYFTQTVRDEWWQEDPQLISEILFAVTSMLSFTRLAHILPAHESLGTLQISIGIMIDDMMRFMFLLMIIGTAFLCGLNNIYVPYATSPHLGRFNETFNFLFWTMFGASNQGYVDMPDFVLAQFVGRVLYGVFTLVIVIILLNLLIAMITNSFQKIEDDADVEWKFARSKLYLRYFREGSTIPVPFNLVPTPKALFYLLRSFFCCCNRKKIPDYPPIASVSNSTMNNSGEAGMDRVSYRLQVVKALVQRYIEAARREFGETTRKDVGNRITELNKGVGRLHSDMKKFHQNLQNNKSFGSKGDGGDFLGKYIKGAKNNFKNFDKNEAMGNSPDLLRVNLHLVGVVEEGKKEEGKQK; translated from the exons ATGGAGAATATTACG CCAGACCAATGGCAGGCGATTGTGAACAAAAAGCTTACTTTCCCCCCGGAGCTGATAACAGCCATTCAGGAAGACAACTCAATTCTGGTGGGCAGCCTGCTGTCCACAGGGGACGGCATCATCCGCCAGCTGGATGAGTCTGAGGACCGTCTGTGGAGAGAAGCCCTGAACCTGTCCATCCGCATGGGCAACGAGGACATTTTCTCCGCTCTGATGCTGGGCGTCAAGTTTGACTTCAGGCAGATCTACGAGGCGCTGCTGGTGGCGGTGGACACCAACCAGCCCCGGGTGGTCAAGAGGCTCCTGGACCGCCTGGACCAGGAAAAGGGTAACAAGATGGATGTgcgctccttctccatggccataTTTGACCACTCCATTGACGACTCCCAGTTTGCCCCCGGAGTGACCCCGCTCACCCTGGCCTGTCAGAAGGACCTGTATGACATTGTCACCATGTTGACTAAGAAAGGTCATGCCATCCCTCTGCCTCACTCTATCTCCTGTACCTGTCTGGAGTGCAGGAACGGCCGTCAGTATGACCTGCTGAAGTTCTCTCTGTCTCGTATCAACACCTACCGGGGCATGGCCAGCCGGGCATACCtctccatcaccacagaggatGCCATGCTCAGTGCCTTCAGACTCAGTCGGGAACTACGCAAGCTCTCCAAGAAAGAGCCTGAATTTAAG CCCCAGTACCTGAGCCTGGAAGAGCTGTGTCAGGAGTTCGCAGTGGAGATGCTGGCCATGTGTCGCAACCAGAGTGAGGTCACAACAATCCTGAACATCTGTGATGACGATAATGAAGATGAACTGGACGAGCAGACCTTCGAGGAGGGGATTCCAACCCTGTCACGCATACGCCTTGCAGTCAATTACAATCAAAAACTG TTTGTGAGTCATCCCATCTGCCAGCAAGTGCTGTCGTCCATTTGGTGTGGAAACATCCCAGGGTGGCGGGGCAGCAAGACGGTCTGGAAACTCACGGTGTCTCTTGGGATCTTCTTCACCATGCCTCTCCTCTGTATGATCTACTGGGTCGCTCCCAAGTCCAAG ATTGGAAAGACTTTGAAGATACCTGTGATCAAATTCCTGCTGCACTCTGCCTCCTACCTGTGGTTCATCATCACCCTTCTAGCTGAGTCTATTTTCATGGAGCTGTACCGCGATGAGTTCGCATCCCGGCAGCAAAACATCCTCTACAACTCCCTCCATATGATCTGGGTGGTCG gtttcttctggAGTGAGTGTAAGAATGTGTGGGCGGAGGGTCTGAGGGGTTACATCGTGGACTGGTCCAACATTCTGGACATGATAGTACTCAGCATGTACTTGGCCTCCTTCGGTCTGAGAGTCCTCATCATGGCAATTGGTCACTTTGTTTGCCAAGACCAAAACTTGGTTGAGAAGTGTGCCTACTTCACCCAAACAG TGCGGGATGAATGGTGGCAGGAGGACCCTCAGCTGATCTCAGAGATTCTGTTCGCTGTGACCAGCATGCTCAGCTTCACCCGACTGGCCCACATCCTGCCTGCCCATGAGTCTCTGGGTACTCTGCAGATCTCCATTGGTATAATGATAGATGACATGATGAG GTTCATGTTTCTCTTGATGATCATTGGAACAGCTTTTCTCTGTGGACTGAATAATATCTATGTGCCCTACGCAACTTCTCCACATCTTGGACG CTTCAATGAAACCTTCAACTTTCTCTTCTGGACCATGTTTGGTGCATCTAATCAAGGCTATGTGGACATGCCAGATTTTGTTCTGGCTCAGTTTGTGGGCAGGGTCCTGTATGGGGTCTTCACTCTCGTCATTGTCATTATCCTGCTCAATTTGCTTATCGCCATGATCACTAATTCATTCCAGAAGATAGAG GATGATGCTGATGTTGAATGGAAGTTTGCTCGTTCAAAGCTCTACTTGAGATACTTCAGAGAGGGCTCCACTATACCGGTACCCTTCAACCTCGTCCCCACTCCAAAGGCCTTGTTCTACTTACTGAG gAGCTTTTTCTGTTGTTGCAACCGAAAGAAAATTCCAGACTATCCTCCTATTGCCTCTGTG TCCAACAGTACAATGAACAACAGTGGAGAGGCAGGGATGGACCGAGTGTCATATCGCCTGCAGGTGGTCAAGGCGCTGGTACAGCGCTACATAGAAGCAGCCCGCAGGGAGTTTGGAGAGACGACACGTAAAG aTGTGGGGAACAGGATCACAGAGCTGAACAAGGGGGTGGGGAGACTTCACTCTGATATGAAGAAGTTCCATCAGAACCTGCAGAACAACAAGTCCTTCGGCTCAAAGGGCGATGGAGGCGACTTCCTGGGCAAGTACATAAAAGGAGCAAAGAACAACTTTAAGAACTTTGATAAAAATGAGGCAATGGGGAATAGCCCAGACCTGTTACGAGTCAATCTGCACCTCGtaggggtggtggaggaggggaagaaagaggagggaaaaCAGAAATGA